One Phoenix dactylifera cultivar Barhee BC4 chromosome 8, palm_55x_up_171113_PBpolish2nd_filt_p, whole genome shotgun sequence genomic window carries:
- the LOC103697477 gene encoding pentatricopeptide repeat-containing protein At2g06000-like has translation MLLRGPSYPSVLHHHFLLSRLHLATATAAAAAAASDAPDLWIAKAVATAFLLYPSSACSRLAPFLPALSPSVAFAAVRRLPTAESALGLFQVTRSAFGVAHSATAYRFLVGLLFRSGLHEAALEVFDQMASDGHSPDGPYLEFFANSFAEAGQLDAALKLLARASEFNCRVRCYTFNKLMSLLVGRNGAQDAIFFFREQLASQFFTPDTCSFNIVIKGLCRLGDIDGAFEFLKEMRDFGLTPDTVTHNILVDGLCQTKQVDRGHEILRRIQSDGLCVPNVVTYTSVISGYCKMGKMEEAFEVFSDMIGLGIRPSRVTYNVLIDGFGKAGDMPSAVSVYERMMVCGCPPDVVTFTSLIDGYCRSEKLDDALRFWNEIGQRGIRPNAYTFSIVISSLCKKNRISEASHFLKELSERRDIVPRAFIYNFVIDGLCKVGNLDEANLLLLEMEEKRCSPDKFTYTSLIIGHCMKGRMVEAIGLFHKMVATGCAPDSVTVSSLVSCLLKAGLPNEVNRIMLIAWGRDLGLDISSSEESPSSLRKSLDISVVV, from the coding sequence ATGCTTCTCCGCGGTCCATCCTACCCTAGCGTGCTCCACCACCACTTCCTCCTTTCTCGCCTCCACCTCGCCACAGCtacggccgccgccgccgccgcggccTCCGATGCGCCCGACCTCTGGATCGCCAAGGCCGTCGCCACCGCCTTCCTCCTCTATCCCTCCTCCGCCTGCTCCCGGCTCGCCCCGTTCCTCCCTGCCCTCTCGCCCTCCGTCGCCTTCGCTGCCGTCCGCCGCCTCCCCACCGCCGAGTCTGCGCTCGGCCTCTTCCAAGTCACCCGCTCGGCCTTCGGCGTCGCCCACTCGGCCACCGCCTATCGATTTCTTGTTGGGCTTCTATTTCGCTCGGGCCTCCACGAAGCTGCACTCGAGGTGTTCGACCAGATGGCGAGCGACGGGCATTCTCCTGATGGCCCGTATCTTGAGTTTTTCGCTAATTCTTTTGCTGAAGCCGGTCAGCTGGATGCTGCCTTGAAATTACTCGCACGAGCTTCTGAATTCAATTGCCGGGTTCGATGTTATACATTTAATAAGCTCATGAGCCTTTTGGTGGGAAGAAACGGAGCGCAAGACGCCATTTTTTTCTTCAGAGAGCAATTGGCTTCGCAATTCTTCACTCCAGATACTTGTAGCTTTAATATTGTTATCAAGGGTTTATGTAGGTTGGGTGACATTGATGGTGCGTTTGAGTTTCTCAAAGAAATGAGAGATTTTGGATTGACTCCAGATACAGTAACACACAACATTCTTGTCGATGGTTTGTGTCAGACCAAGCAGGTGGACAGGGGGCATGAGATTTTGAGGAGAATTCAATCAGATGGCTTGTGTGTGCCGAATGTTGTCACGTACACGTCTGTGATTTCAGGTTATTGCAAGATGGGCAAGATGGAAGAAGCCTTTGAGGTTTTCAGTGATATGATTGGGTTAGGAATAAGGCCTAGTAGAGTCACCTACAATGTGCTCATCGACGGGTTTGGTAAGGCCGGTGACATGCCATCCGCAGTTTCGGTGTATGAGAGGATGATGGTCTGTGGTTGTCCTCCTGATGTCGTGACCTTCACTTCGTTGATCGATGGGTACTGTCGGAGTGAGAAGTTGGATGATGCATTGAGGTTTTGGAATGAGATAGGTCAGAGGGGTATTCGGCCCAATGCCTACACCTTTTCCATTGTCATAAGTTCTCTGTGCAAGAAGAATAGAATATCTGAGGCTTCACATTTTCTGAAGGAACTGAGTGAGAGGAGGGATATTGTACCCCGTGCCttcatttataattttgtaATTGATGGGCTTTGCAAGGTGGGAAATTTAGATGAGGCAAATCTACTTCTGTTAGAAATGGAGGAGAAGAGGTGTTCTCCTGATAAGTTTACATATACTAGTTTGATCATAGGACACTGCATGAAGGGGAGAATGGTGGAAGCCATTGGCCTTTTCCATAAAATGGTGGCCACTGGCTGTGCCCCTGACAGTGTAACTGTTAGTTCCTTGGTGTCTTGTCTTCTGAAGGCTGGCTTGCCTAATGAGGTGAATCGCATTATGCTTATTGCATGGGGAAGAGATTTAGGATTGGATATATCATCTTCAGAGGAAAGCCCTTCCTCATTGAGAAAAAGCCTGGATATTTCAGTGGTTGTGTAG